The following DNA comes from Halobacillus litoralis.
CCAAATAAATTACTCAATAACCATATTCCTAAAATGACGAAGATCCCTTTCAAGAGTTGAACAGCCTTCGTCCCCTGAATTAGCATGATTAATTTATATACAACAAACCAGACAAGGGCGATATCCACAGTAATTAAAAAGTAATCTAAAACATCCAATCCCCCATCAAGCATGCCTACACTTCCTTTTAAATAAGAATAAAGCTTTGGATAAAAAATTCACCTATTCCATTATATCACATAACTATTTCCTAACATATGAGAAGATTAACCCTGAAAAAAGCCGAAACCGCCCCCGACTCCCAAATGTTTTGAAAAAGCAGAAACTTAAGCTGTTCCCCCCTTCGCACGAGCGAACTTCAGTCAGCAATTCCAATTGCCGGGACACCAAAAAAAGCAGGACGACCTGGGTCATCCTGCTGAAATCTTCACTCTTCTGATTCAAAAGAGAAAATATCTGTTACCGTATTCTTCGTATGATACCAAATCCATTCATAGATTTGATTGACTTCTGTCAATTCACCGGAATAAGCACGGAGGTTATTACGGTCCAGTTCGTCATTAAATTCTCCTTCGGGGGTTTCATCAATGATATCTCCATTGATAATCGTAACATCTCCATCGATTTTCCCTTCAATCTTCAAATCACCATTCCGAACGACTAAGTCCCCCGTGACAGTGACACCCTCAGGAACAATGACAGTGTGATCTCGTATTTCTAAGTTTTCCTGTTTCGACACTGTCATTTGCTGATCCTGATTCCAAGCTGAGAAGATGCCACTGAACATTAAGATGAAAAATATAGCTGCCGCAGTCAGCACCGGATGCCTCTGCAGTTTCCGTATATAGTTCCTTCTTTTCTTCTCTTTCGGCAACTTACCCATGACATTCGCCGTAAATCTAGGCGGAGCTGTCACAGGAGTCGTATTGGTTATAAGCGTCGTCGTCCTTTTCAATTCGTGAAAATGATTCTGGCAGGATATGCAAGTTTGTAAATGGTCTCTCAGTCGTCTCTCTTCTTCTTTATATAATTCACCATCCAAATACTTATGCATGAGTGTAACAGCTTCTTTATTGCAATTCATTCCCTCTCAACTCCTTCACACATGTCGAAGCCTCTTACGTAATGCTTCTCTGCCACGATGCACCCTCGTCTTCACCGTTCCTACAGGAATATCCAGTATTTCTGCAATTTCCTGAAGAGCCAGCTCATCCAAGTAACGAAGAACAATGACACTCCGATACTTAGGTGGCAGTGCTAAGATCTCTTTATGGATGTATGTCTGCAACTCAAGGCTTTCGACTTCTTCTTCAGGTAAAGCCTGCTCAGCAGCTAATTGAGAATACATATCCAACCCATCCGTTCCACGCACCTCTGCATCCAGATGATAATCCGGTTTTTTCTTCCTGATACGATCGATCGATAAGTTCGTCGCAATTCTATATAACCACGTTGAGAACTTCCGTCGTTCATCAAAAGTATAGAGGTTTGTATACGCACGAATAAAAGCTTCTTGTGCAAGATCCTCTGCTTCATAGGAGTTACCAATCATGCGAAGGCAAATATGATATACCTTATTTTGATAAAAAGAAACTATATCTTCAAATGCAGATTGGTCTCCCTTTTTTACCTCTTTTATTTTTTGCTTAATCATCGTTTCCATCTGCTATACCTCCGCTATACTTGCGGTCGATATCCTTTACGGATGAACTCGCCCAAAAGTTTCAAAAAAATATTTTTTATCTAATATAAGTTTAACTTTTTTTAGTATCGGTTATAAAGCTGTAAATGTAAAAAATTTCATAGGAGGACGAATTAATATGAAGCGAGTGACATCTTTGACGAAAGAAATCGAAGCTTGCCGATTGGAAATGACGCGTTTAGCCCGTCTCCATAAGCTGAGTTCACCTGAAGTCGTCCGTATTAGTGTGAAGCTTGACCATCTGTTGAATGAATACGACGATCTAAAACAAGAAAAACAGCAACCTACCTTAAAAAAGGCAAGTTACTGTTAACCATATAGATGCTTATTTCAAACTTTCTCCAAATAATGAACCCATCAAGCCCACCGCTACACTAGCGGTTTTATTTTTTTCATCTAAGATCGGGTTCACTTCCACAAATTCGGCAGAAGTAATCATTTTAGACTGATGCAGCATTTCCATAGCCAAGTGGCTTTCACGATAGCTCAGTCCGCCCATAACAGGTGTCCCTACACCCGGAGCATCGCTTGGATCCAATCCATCCAAATCAAGGCTTAAATGGACTCCATCGGTACGATCTTTCAAGTAATCCATGGTTTCTTCCATTACCTGAGTCATTCCCATGCGATCCACTTCATGCATGGTATAAACCTTGATACCTTTTTCTTCTATGAGAACTCTCTCTCCTTCATCTAAAGAACGCGCTCCGACAATAACAATATTTTCAGGTTTGATTTTCGGTCCGCCTCCAAAAATACCAGTCAGTTTTTCATGGCCAATCCCTAAACTGACAGCTAATGGCATTCCATGGATGTTCCCAGATGGGGAACTATCTCCGGTATTTAAATCTCCATGAGCATCATACCAGATGACACCGAGGTTTTCATAATGTTTCGCTATTCCAGCAAGTGTTCCCATAGCAATGCTGTGATCACCGCCAAGGACCAGGGGAAAGCGTTTGCTTTCAACGACTTCATCCACCTTCTCTGCTAAACGGCGGCTGCCCTCAACAATTTCATTCAAGTTCCTTAAATTATCCTGTTTTACTTCCATTTTCTGTTCTGGACGAGGAATCTCAATGTCCCCTAGATCTTCAATATCATATTGTAATTGTTCTAGACGTTCAACCATACCAGCATAGCGAATGGCACTCGGTCCCATATCTACACCTCTGCGCATTTGACCAAGATCCATCGGGACACCAATAACTGAAAGTTGTTTATTCATTAAAGTTCCTCCTTTTTTTCACTACTATAATTGTATCCGTTTTTATGGAGATGACTCAACTGGACATCATTGTGTATATATATACGATATACAGGATGAAAACGGGGCTGTTCATGCATGTTTACAAGCTTTTTCAAAAACAGCGGAAAATATTATTTAGTTTACATATTAAAAAGTCAGTTACAACAAAAGGAATGCTTATAATATGAGAGCTGAACCTCATTTCCTCCTAATCCCCAAGGCATTTTCAAAAATAGCAATACTCCCTGCCTTTGCCTAAACCAAAAACCCTGACATGAGTTCATGTCAGGGTTTTTATCTGTATTGAATTACCAGGTAGTCATAGTGTCATTAATAATATGTATTGGTGGAGCCTAGCGGGATCGAACCGCTGACCTCCTGCGTGCAAAGCAGGCGCTCTCCCAGCTGAGCTAAGGCCCCGTCTGGAGCGGGAGACGGGATTCGAACCCGCGACCCCCACCTTGGCAAGGTGGTGTTCTACCACTGAACTACTCCCGCATATGCAATTATTAAAAGATGAGCCATGAAGGATTCGAACCTTCGACCCTCTGATTAAAAGTCAGATGCTCTACCAACTGAGCTAATGGCTCCTTATATAAATGAGAGGCTGTTAGTTTAATAAAATCATTTCAAATATTTCCTTGAAAATCTATCCCAAGGCATAAAAAAATGGCTGGGCCAGCTGGATTCGAACCAGCGCATGACGGTACCAAAAACCGTTGCCTTACCGCTTGGCTATGGCCCAACAGTTACAAAAATAGTATATACCATCTCATTGAGTTTATACACATTTATATTTTATTTCATAAAAATAAGCTGAATATAAGGATATCAGCCGCATATGATCATTTCAGAAATAAAATGGTGGAGGGAGTAGGACTCGAACCTACGAACCCGATGGGAGCGGATTTACAGTCCGCCGCGTTTGGCCAACTTCGCTATCCCTCCACTTTAAAAAATACAGTGGTGCCGGCCAGAGGACTTGAACCCCCAACCTACTGATTACAAATCAGTTGCTCTGCCAGTTGAGCTAGGCCGGCCAATTATGAAATTGATGGTGGAGGATGCAGGGCTCGAACCTGCGACCCCTTGCTTGTAAGGCAAGTGCTCTCCCAGCTGAGCTAATCCTCCATGTAAGTGGTGACCCGTACGGGATTCGAACCCGTGTTACCGCCGTGAAAGGGCGGTGTCTTAACCACTTGACCAACGGGCCAATATGTAGCTTTTTGTCGTTTTTTTGTTTCTTTTCAATCTGACAAATATCATTATATACAATATACCAGCAAATTGTAAAGGGAATTCTTAAAGTCTATATTTTCAAACTATTCGTTTCATAGAATTCATTAAAATTACCCGCCAAAATTAATTTGGCGGGCTTTTTCAATTTATTCCTGGTTAATATATAGCTTACCTTCAGCGGCTTCTTCAGCCACATTACCAAAAGCATCTTCTGCCTTCACTACGATTTCAGCTCCTTCAACCTCTAAATTAGAAGTCGCCGTCCAATATCCTACATAATGTCCTTCTCCCATCTCCATCATAGGAAGCTCTGTAGCTTGATCAGAGAAAATAGAGAAATTGGTCAAAGGCATCTTAATATAGAATGTGGCATCCAATCCAGGTTCAGAGTCAAATTCAATCATTACACTCTCACCAGACTGTAAAGATTGATCCTCTTCCGGATTCAACGCTGTAATCTCGGGTGCTGAATAATCCGCTTCAATAGTGAGTTCTTCTGTCACATTGTTACCGGCTTCATCTAAAGCTTCTACTTCTATAATGTTTTCACCTTCATTTACAATCAATCGTTTACTGAAGGTTCCATCTTCACTAACGTCTGCCTCCTGACCATTAACCAGCACTTGATCAAGAAATTCTTCGTTTACCATCCCTTCTACCGTTGTTACTTCTTTGTTGATTTTTTCTCCATCTTCTGGAGAAGTAATCGTAAGTTCAGGGTTCATTTGATCCAATGTGACTACAACAGGTGCTGAAGGGTCTGTATTACCATTACCCGTTACAGTTATGGCAGTAAGTTCATTCGCACCTTCATCCAGCTCGATGTCAGCAGCAAATTTCCCTTCTTCCGTTACTTCGACCTCAGCCACTTCATCTTCCCCGTTGTGAATGACAACAGAAGTTGACGGAGAACCGCTGCCTTCCACTGTTACCGTTTCTTCGTTCGTGAATGATCCATCCGCTGGTGATTCAATAACAGGCGCTTCTGCTTCATAATCTACGGTAGCACGAATCATATAGTTCCCTTCTTCACTTGGAGAAGGGCTCCACGTTCCGCCTACCTGTTGCCAACTCCGGCCTGCATTCTCCCCATTTTCATCTGTTGCAAGAGCTGGGGTGTTCGGATTAGCATGTGTTTGAATATAAACCATGTAGAAATCGTCATCTACGACAATCCCTTCATTTGATAGGTCCACATCTGTCCATTCTCCATTACGAAGTGCTTCCGCCTCAATCGGTCCAGCCAACTGTTCCCCTGGCGCCCCATCTGTACCACTTGAGTCATACACAGCTACTGCAAACTCTGTACCCCCTGGTACTGGAAAGTCTTCTCCCCAAAATCTGAATAATCCTCCTGTTACTAATGCTGAAGACTGGCCCTCAGCTAAGGACATTTTTACGGCCCATGCATTACCAGCGTCGTAGAAAGCACGAGCATTTTCAGCTGTACCGTCGTCATAACCAATTTCTCCAGGGAAGCCAATGAATGGTTCTAACTCAACATCCACCGTAGCTGTTTCATTTCCTACTACAGTTACGGTTGCTTCCGCTCCTTTATAATTGGGAGCCCTTACCTCTAGAGTATATTCACCCTCGTAGGCTGTCAGTGAATATACACCATCTTCATCTGTCACAGCCGGAGTGACGGCAGCATCTTCCTCAACATAGACAGTTGCTCCTTCTATAGGTTCCCCTGTTCTTTCATTCGTCACTGTACCTGTGACTTCCCCAGAAGGTGTAGGTTCCAGGGTGAAGTTAGCGTTAACCTGTCCATCTTCAGGAACTTCAACCTCCTCAGTACTTGACTCGTATCCATAAGCTGAAGCTTCTAAAGTAAAGTCACCTGCTGCAGTTAATATTCGGTAACTTCCATCTGATGGATCTGTTGTTACAGATTTTTCTGTTTCCAGAACAGTTACAGTTGCTTCAAGTGGTAAAACATTTGGACTAATAGGTGAAGTATCTACTTTTCCTGTTTGCATCAACGGCCCCTCGACGTTTTCAAAGGTACCTGGGAAAAGGCTCTTAGACTTCACTGCTTTTTTCTTATTCTTTGATTTAGAATCCTTAGCATCTGCTTTTGCTCCTGCCTTCTTGTCAGCTTTTTTCTCATTGGACTTATGAAGTTTTGCAGAGCTGTCTGAAGAGTGGTCTGTAATAGCAACATCATCAATATACCAGCCATCTTTCACCACGCTCAGGTCTGTTTCAACATGAAAACCAACATAAACGGTTTGACCCGCATAATCGGATAATTCAACTTGTGAATCCACCCAATCGCCTGACTCATTATTAAACTCGGCCAATTGTTCCCAGTTTTCATTATCAGTGGAAACAACCACATGTCCATAATCATAATTTCTTTCTAATTGATACCACGTCTTAAATTGAAGGAAAGATTCGCCCTCTGGGACTTCAACTGGCGGAAGTCTTAACGTCATATCGGCATCTGATTCGTAGGTGCCATCAAGATTCGTAGCATAAACTTTTTCACCTGAAGCTGCTCCCTCAGGTCCAGAAACAGGTACTCCCCATTCCCAGGAATTACTTTCGCCAAAAGATACCCAGCCAGCAGGTGTTGTCTCAAAGTCTTGTGAATAACCGACTGTGATTCCATCTTCCAATGTTACGCTATAAATATCTGACTCCACTTCATTGCCACCGAAATCAGTGACAAAAAGTTTATACTCAAGCATATCACCATTTAAGTCTTCACCTGGTATGGAAGCTTGATATGTCCCACTCTCATAGCTGCCCTCGATCAATTCTCCATCGACTGATTGCCATTCTTGCCCATCCAGGCTGTATTGAACTTCGACATTGTCAACACTTACGTTATCAGAAACGTCAACCACAATCGGCAGCTCCAGCCCCTTATAAGACTGTTCTACTGGCTCATGTTCAATCACAGGGGCTTCTGTATCCTCCCCGTCTTGATAGACATTTCCTGAAATCTCACCAATGCCTGATACAACGGCAGAAACAGCTGTATAAGCGTTGGCAACCCCATGACCAAACCCTTCATTAGGATCCTCAGGGTATTCATCACTTGTAGTAGCATCCGCCGTTTCATACAACAACTCTTCGATTCGGTCTACGGACAAAGACTGGTCGGCTTCTAATAACAAAGCTATTGTACCAGCCACATGAGGTCCGGCCATTGAAGTTCCACTATAAGTATCCTCATACTCACTTCCTGGAACGGTGGAGTTGATATTAACCCCTGGCGCAGAAATGTCCGGCTTGATCTCCCCATCATAAGGGGAAGGTCCCACAGATGAAAAGTAAGCTAATCCATCATTACTATCAGTAGCTCCTACAGCAATTGATTCAGGATAGTTCGCTGGGGCTGCGATGCTCCCATCACCTAACTCTCCATCATTACCAGCTGAGAAAACGGGAACTATGCCTGCATTTCTCCAGTTTTGCACCATTTCACGATACCATTCATCAAGCCCCGGGCCACCGCCCCATGAATTGTTGATGATATCTGGTGATTTTTCTGGATGAGGGTTTCCTTCTTCATCTTTAGGTGCTAATAACCACTCAGCGGCATCTAGTAAATCCACATCTGTACCACCAGCAGCAGTAAATGCTTTAACTGCTATCCACGTCGCACCTGGTGCTACACCTACTTGATTGGACCCATCTGCTTCAGAACCGACCATAGTCCCCATCGTGTGAGTTCCGTGGCCCTGGTCATCATAAGGTTCTGATGTATCAGCGGTAGCGTCAAACCAATTAAACTCATGGTCTACTTCTTCAGGGCTCGCTGCATTAAACCCTCGATACTTCTCAAGTAAACCAGGGTGGTCCCACTGTACACCAGTATCGATATTAGCTACTACCACGCCTGAGCCATCTATTCCTGTTTCGTTCCAAACTTGTTCGGCACCTATTCGGTCTATCCCCCATGAATCCACATCCAGGATTTCTGCCTTGGCCTTTTCTTTAGGCATATCCAGTGGTTGGTAGATTTCCCTCGTACGGTTTGGCAAAAGTTTTTCAACTTCTGCAAAAGCGGCGATTTCTTCCATCACCTTTTCATTACTAGTTACAGAAACAGCGTTCACAATATAATAAGGATCAAAGGACTTGACATCACCCTGTTCCTTCGCCTTCTCTAAGTATTGATCCAATTGGGACTGTGTTTGTTTTGCGGTTGCGCGTAACTCATTCACAACTGCGGATGTTTTTACACGCTTCTTTTCTTTAGCGGAAACGGCTGCTTTACTCTTTTCCAATTTTGCCATAGCTTCATTTGCCGCTTTTTTTGTATCCGCCTGCTCTTTCATTTTTACCAAATACGTGATTTGATCATTTTCTTTGAAAGATGAAGAGAGATCTTCATTAATTTTATTCTTCACCTGTTTACTGTCATTCATTGCTACACTGTTCGCTTTTTGGGCAGAAACACCTGCCGTCACATTAAACAGAGAAAGAATCATGACAGTAATCAACAGAACACTTACCGACCTAAGTCTAGCTCTCTTTTTCCTCAATATTTTCGCCCCTTTTTAATAGATTTCCTTTCATTCGTACTAACTACGGCCTCCCCTCTCATGTGGATTCTGAGTGGACGATTCTCAAGGTGTTACAAACACTCTATCTTATAGTGACAAAATCTTCTAGATTTCTTGTTGAAATAAGGACGTATATACTCTGCTCCTTTTTGATCCCTGCTCATTTTGGACTAAACGAACAAAAAAATGATAAATATTTACAAAAAAAGACGCATCTATAATCTTTTTACCTAGAACAATAGGTTCGGTAGGCTCGTAAAAAAAATGAAATATCACTGAAAACTTGGGAAAGGTACAGCGAAATTTCAGCTTCTACCTTCAAAGCAGAGCTTATAACGGCATTCATTTTCTATAATTGGGAAAGTATAGGTTATGATTGAATAGTAAGACCTGATTTTCACCATTTTCAGTTAATCTTTGTTGAATATTTAGAAATCCTGGAGGTGTATGAGACGGAGGACCCGTGAAGGAGAGCATTCTACATACATAAAAGCTTATTATTCGACATTAGGTGGTATTTGGAAGTGAGAGAGGGATGGTCGCAAGGACCTATGAAGGTATAGAGGAGTCATATGACATGCAAACCACAATTCCAAAATATCAACAGGCTGGGAGTTAACAATTTCAAGACGACAAAAAAAGCTTCCACTCCTTTTCAAGAGCGAAAGCTTCATATATGTATCTTTATTGGT
Coding sequences within:
- a CDS encoding anti-sigma factor family protein encodes the protein MNCNKEAVTLMHKYLDGELYKEEERRLRDHLQTCISCQNHFHELKRTTTLITNTTPVTAPPRFTANVMGKLPKEKKRRNYIRKLQRHPVLTAAAIFFILMFSGIFSAWNQDQQMTVSKQENLEIRDHTVIVPEGVTVTGDLVVRNGDLKIEGKIDGDVTIINGDIIDETPEGEFNDELDRNNLRAYSGELTEVNQIYEWIWYHTKNTVTDIFSFESEE
- the sigW gene encoding RNA polymerase sigma factor SigW; the protein is METMIKQKIKEVKKGDQSAFEDIVSFYQNKVYHICLRMIGNSYEAEDLAQEAFIRAYTNLYTFDERRKFSTWLYRIATNLSIDRIRKKKPDYHLDAEVRGTDGLDMYSQLAAEQALPEEEVESLELQTYIHKEILALPPKYRSVIVLRYLDELALQEIAEILDIPVGTVKTRVHRGREALRKRLRHV
- a CDS encoding aspartyl-phosphate phosphatase Spo0E family protein translates to MKRVTSLTKEIEACRLEMTRLARLHKLSSPEVVRISVKLDHLLNEYDDLKQEKQQPTLKKASYC
- the rocF gene encoding arginase; the protein is MNKQLSVIGVPMDLGQMRRGVDMGPSAIRYAGMVERLEQLQYDIEDLGDIEIPRPEQKMEVKQDNLRNLNEIVEGSRRLAEKVDEVVESKRFPLVLGGDHSIAMGTLAGIAKHYENLGVIWYDAHGDLNTGDSSPSGNIHGMPLAVSLGIGHEKLTGIFGGGPKIKPENIVIVGARSLDEGERVLIEEKGIKVYTMHEVDRMGMTQVMEETMDYLKDRTDGVHLSLDLDGLDPSDAPGVGTPVMGGLSYRESHLAMEMLHQSKMITSAEFVEVNPILDEKNKTASVAVGLMGSLFGESLK
- a CDS encoding S8 family serine peptidase, with amino-acid sequence MRKKRARLRSVSVLLITVMILSLFNVTAGVSAQKANSVAMNDSKQVKNKINEDLSSSFKENDQITYLVKMKEQADTKKAANEAMAKLEKSKAAVSAKEKKRVKTSAVVNELRATAKQTQSQLDQYLEKAKEQGDVKSFDPYYIVNAVSVTSNEKVMEEIAAFAEVEKLLPNRTREIYQPLDMPKEKAKAEILDVDSWGIDRIGAEQVWNETGIDGSGVVVANIDTGVQWDHPGLLEKYRGFNAASPEEVDHEFNWFDATADTSEPYDDQGHGTHTMGTMVGSEADGSNQVGVAPGATWIAVKAFTAAGGTDVDLLDAAEWLLAPKDEEGNPHPEKSPDIINNSWGGGPGLDEWYREMVQNWRNAGIVPVFSAGNDGELGDGSIAAPANYPESIAVGATDSNDGLAYFSSVGPSPYDGEIKPDISAPGVNINSTVPGSEYEDTYSGTSMAGPHVAGTIALLLEADQSLSVDRIEELLYETADATTSDEYPEDPNEGFGHGVANAYTAVSAVVSGIGEISGNVYQDGEDTEAPVIEHEPVEQSYKGLELPIVVDVSDNVSVDNVEVQYSLDGQEWQSVDGELIEGSYESGTYQASIPGEDLNGDMLEYKLFVTDFGGNEVESDIYSVTLEDGITVGYSQDFETTPAGWVSFGESNSWEWGVPVSGPEGAASGEKVYATNLDGTYESDADMTLRLPPVEVPEGESFLQFKTWYQLERNYDYGHVVVSTDNENWEQLAEFNNESGDWVDSQVELSDYAGQTVYVGFHVETDLSVVKDGWYIDDVAITDHSSDSSAKLHKSNEKKADKKAGAKADAKDSKSKNKKKAVKSKSLFPGTFENVEGPLMQTGKVDTSPISPNVLPLEATVTVLETEKSVTTDPSDGSYRILTAAGDFTLEASAYGYESSTEEVEVPEDGQVNANFTLEPTPSGEVTGTVTNERTGEPIEGATVYVEEDAAVTPAVTDEDGVYSLTAYEGEYTLEVRAPNYKGAEATVTVVGNETATVDVELEPFIGFPGEIGYDDGTAENARAFYDAGNAWAVKMSLAEGQSSALVTGGLFRFWGEDFPVPGGTEFAVAVYDSSGTDGAPGEQLAGPIEAEALRNGEWTDVDLSNEGIVVDDDFYMVYIQTHANPNTPALATDENGENAGRSWQQVGGTWSPSPSEEGNYMIRATVDYEAEAPVIESPADGSFTNEETVTVEGSGSPSTSVVIHNGEDEVAEVEVTEEGKFAADIELDEGANELTAITVTGNGNTDPSAPVVVTLDQMNPELTITSPEDGEKINKEVTTVEGMVNEEFLDQVLVNGQEADVSEDGTFSKRLIVNEGENIIEVEALDEAGNNVTEELTIEADYSAPEITALNPEEDQSLQSGESVMIEFDSEPGLDATFYIKMPLTNFSIFSDQATELPMMEMGEGHYVGYWTATSNLEVEGAEIVVKAEDAFGNVAEEAAEGKLYINQE